Proteins from one Actinomycetota bacterium genomic window:
- a CDS encoding DNA alkylation repair protein, which translates to MGLDLAAEAGAITATLRALAPELTSVPIIRTSRPFYGARVGDLRRTAAGWRRRHRHATPAQVAELADRLWNAGIREEQLVACFLLAGDRAALAATDPDRVRAWTALLDNWETTDQLGMNVLGPLVALDPDRRFPLLASMAADPHPWTRRVALVACTRLARAGDAAELWPRVAELLLGLAGDREAALPKASSWVLRSWLVPCPEEVAAFVGRHQGRLPAVAVRETRAKLATGTKRPPRGAGRGRRAPTGGHR; encoded by the coding sequence ATGGGCCTCGACCTCGCCGCCGAGGCGGGCGCCATCACCGCGACCCTGCGCGCCCTGGCCCCCGAACTCACCTCGGTACCGATCATCAGGACCAGCCGGCCGTTCTACGGCGCCCGCGTCGGCGACCTGCGCCGCACCGCCGCCGGCTGGCGGCGCCGGCACCGCCACGCCACCCCGGCCCAGGTGGCCGAGCTGGCCGACCGGCTCTGGAACGCCGGCATCCGCGAGGAGCAGCTGGTCGCCTGCTTCCTGCTCGCCGGCGACCGGGCGGCGCTGGCCGCCACCGACCCGGACCGGGTGCGGGCCTGGACGGCCCTGCTCGACAACTGGGAGACCACCGACCAGCTGGGCATGAACGTGCTCGGCCCCCTGGTCGCGCTCGACCCGGACCGGCGCTTCCCGCTGCTGGCGTCCATGGCCGCCGACCCGCACCCCTGGACCCGGCGGGTCGCCCTGGTCGCCTGCACCCGCCTGGCCCGGGCCGGCGACGCGGCCGAGCTGTGGCCGCGGGTGGCCGAGCTGCTCCTGGGCCTGGCCGGCGACCGGGAGGCGGCCCTGCCCAAGGCCAGCTCGTGGGTGCTGCGCAGCTGGCTGGTCCCGTGCCCGGAGGAGGTGGCCGCCTTCGTCGGCCGCCACCAGGGCCGCCTGCCCGCCGTGGCCGTGCGGGAGACCCGGGCCAAGCTGGCCACCGGCACCAAGCGGCCCCCGCGGGGGGCGGGCCGCGGCCGCCGCGCCCCCACAGGAGGACACCGATGA
- a CDS encoding polyprenol monophosphomannose synthase: protein MRALVVIPTYNEAESVVEVLDRVLAADPRVDVLVVDDGSPDGTAKLVLDRADGESRVHLMERSGKQGLGAAYRAGFGWGLERGYDALVEMDADLSHPPDRLPALLDGLATADLVIGSRYVPGGRTVNWSRLREAISRGGNTYVRLALGMPVHDCTAGYRAYRREVLEDLGVDTVRSNGYCFQVEMVHKTWQEGFAVTEVPITFTERASGVSKMSKQIVAEALLRVTQWALTGGRRRARSRHPDSVAAKGG, encoded by the coding sequence ATGAGGGCCCTGGTGGTCATCCCCACCTACAACGAGGCCGAGTCGGTGGTCGAGGTGCTCGACCGGGTCCTGGCCGCCGACCCGCGGGTCGACGTGCTGGTGGTCGACGACGGCAGCCCCGACGGGACGGCCAAGCTGGTGCTGGACCGGGCCGACGGCGAGTCCCGGGTCCACCTGATGGAGCGGTCGGGCAAGCAGGGCCTGGGGGCCGCCTACCGGGCCGGGTTCGGGTGGGGGCTGGAACGGGGCTACGACGCCCTGGTCGAGATGGACGCCGACCTGTCCCACCCCCCGGACCGGCTGCCGGCCCTGCTGGACGGGCTGGCCACCGCCGACCTGGTCATCGGGTCGCGGTACGTGCCCGGGGGGCGGACGGTCAACTGGAGCCGGCTCCGGGAGGCGATCTCCCGGGGCGGCAACACCTATGTCCGGCTCGCCCTCGGCATGCCCGTCCACGACTGCACGGCCGGGTACCGGGCCTACCGGCGGGAGGTCCTGGAGGACCTCGGGGTGGACACGGTCCGCTCCAACGGCTACTGCTTCCAGGTCGAGATGGTCCACAAGACCTGGCAGGAGGGATTCGCCGTGACGGAGGTGCCGATCACCTTCACCGAACGGGCCTCCGGGGTATCCAAGATGAGCAAGCAGATCGTGGCCGAGGCGCTCCTCCGGGTCACCCAGTGGGCCCTCACCGGGGGCCGGCGCCGGGCCCGGTCCCGCCATCCCGACAGCGTGGCCGCGAAGGGCGGCTGA
- a CDS encoding DUF4193 family protein, with protein MAEAEEEEEGQVEASLEELIAKKADRPTITDDEDEDESLLATGRDEARESLTTKVLPVQQNEFVCKSCFLVKHRSQLADRRRTLCRDCA; from the coding sequence GTGGCCGAAGCAGAGGAAGAGGAAGAGGGGCAGGTCGAAGCCTCTCTGGAAGAACTGATCGCGAAGAAGGCCGACCGGCCGACCATCACCGACGACGAGGACGAGGACGAGTCGCTGCTGGCCACCGGCCGCGACGAGGCACGCGAGTCGCTCACCACCAAGGTGCTGCCGGTGCAGCAGAATGAGTTCGTGTGCAAGAGCTGTTTCCTGGTCAAGCACCGCAGCCAGCTCGCCGACCGCCGGCGAACGCTGTGCCGCGACTGCGCCTAG
- a CDS encoding adenylate/guanylate cyclase domain-containing protein, giving the protein MTICPVCGEPNPARASFCLSCGTQLPAAAATSRPARKTVTVVFTDLAGSGALGQRLDPESLAVVMARWFDHLRAILERHGGRVQKFVGDAVVAVFGIPVANEDDALRAVRAAAGLRGLDQLNDELERDWGLRLQARTGVNTGEVVTGDPAIGDALVLGDAVNVAARLEQVAAPGEVLLGQSTYRLVRDAVSAERVTPLHLKGRGAPVVAYRLRQVDPGAPGHARRQDAPIVGREPELRLFTWVYERVVSTRSSHLLTILGQAGQGKTRLVGEAVAALGGATVLRGRCLSYGEGITYWPVAEVVRQAAGIADTDPPAEARAKLDRLVDAGADAPGDHPGRERRLVAARIAQLIGLEAGPGPAEEAPWAFRRLLELLADRNPPARRSSIGDASRPAGAPAGPGQASRAYSTGALVVVLDDLHWAEPGLLDLVEHVADYGRGAPILLVAMARPEFLEQRTGWAGGKLNATTLLLEPLGDAEATRLLAALAGPVALPAEVARRITTAAEGNPLFLEELLAALVEEGRLRRSDGRWEAADLGDLGIPPSIQALLTARLDRLEDPERAVLERAAVAGQVFEQSAVVELTPPAERGSVPARLQALVRRELLRPAPSRLGGDQGFQFRHLLLRDATYDSVPKQARAELHELFAVWVERVAGPRLREIEEIVGYHLEQAWRYRVELGMADQHNQRLAAAAARRLGAAGRRALGRGDLPAASKLLERAVSLLPVGDPGGLELLVELADVLVSTGDFPRAEALLEQVAAAAAGRGDERLAAHARVGRLRMEVGVASDLDTDALQGETRWAIATFAEFEDQRGLAKAWGLLAALGFLRCRIAEAEAAAGQAMTHARLARDDPAESWARGLLAQSAFWGPVPATEGIRRCQELLEQAAGNRRLELTALQSMAGLQAMAGQPGAALATAERALALAGDMGENRVAALAREFVAGALALAGDPAGAERQLRLGIRVLERQGESGMRSNLTADLAHVLHQLGRPDEALQAAMACQAIAAHDDLFAQVRWRGAAARSLAAQDRLAEAERLAAEAVAIAAPTDMLSMRADALLDQAAVATAAGRPADAAHHAKAALALYRAKDNHPGATRAEAAAAQPVPRPTS; this is encoded by the coding sequence GTGACCATCTGCCCGGTCTGCGGGGAGCCGAACCCGGCCAGGGCCAGCTTCTGCCTGAGCTGCGGGACGCAGCTCCCGGCGGCCGCCGCGACCAGCCGCCCGGCCCGCAAGACGGTCACGGTGGTGTTCACCGACCTGGCCGGGTCGGGCGCGCTCGGCCAGCGGCTCGACCCGGAGTCGCTGGCCGTGGTCATGGCCCGCTGGTTCGACCACCTGCGGGCGATCCTGGAGCGCCACGGCGGCCGGGTGCAGAAGTTCGTCGGCGACGCCGTGGTGGCCGTGTTCGGCATCCCGGTGGCCAACGAGGACGACGCCCTGCGGGCGGTCCGGGCCGCGGCCGGGCTCCGCGGCCTCGACCAGCTCAACGACGAGCTGGAGCGCGACTGGGGACTGCGGCTGCAGGCCCGCACCGGCGTCAACACCGGCGAGGTCGTCACCGGCGACCCGGCCATCGGCGACGCCCTGGTCCTGGGCGACGCCGTCAACGTGGCCGCCCGCCTGGAGCAGGTCGCCGCCCCCGGCGAGGTGCTGCTCGGCCAGTCGACCTACCGGCTGGTCCGGGACGCCGTCTCCGCCGAGCGGGTCACGCCGCTGCACCTCAAGGGCAGGGGCGCCCCGGTGGTCGCCTACCGGCTCCGCCAGGTCGACCCGGGCGCCCCCGGCCACGCCCGCCGCCAGGACGCCCCGATCGTGGGCCGCGAGCCCGAGCTGCGCCTGTTCACCTGGGTGTACGAGCGGGTCGTGAGCACCCGCAGCAGCCACCTGCTGACCATCCTCGGCCAGGCCGGCCAGGGCAAGACCCGGCTGGTCGGCGAGGCCGTGGCCGCCCTCGGTGGGGCGACCGTGCTGCGCGGGCGCTGTCTGTCCTACGGCGAGGGCATCACCTACTGGCCGGTGGCCGAGGTCGTCCGCCAGGCCGCCGGCATCGCCGACACCGACCCCCCGGCCGAGGCCCGGGCCAAGCTGGACCGGCTGGTGGACGCCGGGGCCGATGCACCGGGGGACCACCCCGGCCGGGAGCGCCGGCTCGTCGCCGCCCGCATCGCCCAGCTCATCGGGCTGGAGGCCGGCCCCGGCCCGGCCGAGGAGGCCCCGTGGGCGTTCCGGCGGCTGCTCGAGCTCCTGGCCGACCGCAACCCGCCAGCGCGCCGGTCGAGTATCGGCGATGCTTCCAGGCCCGCCGGAGCTCCGGCAGGCCCGGGGCAAGCGAGCCGGGCCTACTCGACCGGCGCGCTGGTCGTGGTCCTCGACGACCTCCACTGGGCCGAGCCGGGCCTGCTCGACCTGGTCGAGCACGTGGCCGACTACGGCCGCGGCGCCCCCATCCTGCTCGTGGCCATGGCCCGGCCCGAGTTCCTGGAGCAGCGGACCGGCTGGGCCGGGGGCAAGCTGAACGCCACCACCCTGCTGCTGGAGCCCCTCGGCGACGCCGAGGCGACCCGGCTGCTGGCCGCCCTGGCCGGCCCCGTCGCCCTGCCCGCCGAGGTCGCCCGGCGGATCACCACGGCGGCCGAGGGCAACCCGCTGTTCCTCGAGGAGCTGCTGGCCGCCCTGGTCGAGGAGGGCCGCCTGCGCCGCAGCGACGGCCGCTGGGAGGCGGCCGACCTCGGCGACCTGGGCATCCCGCCCAGCATCCAGGCCCTGCTCACGGCCCGCCTTGACCGGCTCGAGGACCCCGAGCGGGCGGTGCTGGAGCGGGCCGCCGTCGCCGGCCAGGTGTTCGAGCAGAGCGCCGTGGTCGAGCTCACCCCGCCCGCCGAACGAGGATCGGTCCCGGCCCGGCTGCAGGCCCTGGTCCGCCGGGAGCTGCTGCGCCCGGCGCCGTCGCGCCTCGGCGGCGACCAGGGGTTCCAGTTCCGCCACCTGCTGCTGCGCGACGCCACCTACGACTCCGTCCCCAAGCAGGCCCGGGCCGAGCTGCACGAGCTGTTCGCCGTCTGGGTCGAGCGGGTCGCCGGCCCGCGGCTGCGCGAGATCGAGGAGATCGTCGGCTACCACCTGGAGCAGGCCTGGCGCTACCGGGTCGAGCTGGGCATGGCCGACCAGCACAACCAGCGCCTGGCGGCCGCGGCCGCCCGCCGGCTGGGCGCGGCCGGCCGCCGGGCGCTCGGCCGGGGCGACCTCCCGGCCGCCTCCAAGCTGCTGGAACGGGCCGTCAGCCTGCTCCCGGTGGGCGACCCGGGTGGCCTGGAGCTGCTGGTCGAGCTGGCCGACGTGCTCGTCTCGACCGGCGACTTCCCCCGCGCCGAGGCGCTCCTGGAGCAGGTCGCGGCCGCCGCCGCCGGCCGCGGCGACGAGCGCCTGGCCGCCCACGCCCGCGTCGGGCGGCTGCGCATGGAGGTGGGGGTGGCCAGCGACCTGGACACCGACGCCCTCCAGGGGGAGACCCGGTGGGCCATCGCCACCTTCGCCGAGTTCGAGGACCAGCGGGGCCTGGCCAAGGCGTGGGGGCTGCTGGCCGCCCTCGGGTTCCTGCGCTGCCGCATCGCCGAGGCCGAGGCGGCGGCCGGGCAGGCCATGACCCACGCCCGCCTGGCCCGCGACGACCCGGCCGAGTCCTGGGCCCGGGGCCTGCTCGCCCAGAGCGCCTTCTGGGGCCCGGTCCCGGCCACCGAGGGGATCCGCCGCTGCCAGGAGCTGCTGGAGCAGGCCGCCGGCAACCGCCGCCTGGAGCTGACCGCCCTGCAGTCGATGGCCGGGCTCCAGGCGATGGCCGGCCAGCCCGGGGCGGCCCTGGCGACCGCCGAACGGGCCCTGGCCCTGGCCGGCGACATGGGCGAGAACCGGGTCGCCGCCCTGGCCCGGGAGTTCGTGGCCGGCGCCCTGGCCCTGGCCGGCGACCCGGCGGGGGCCGAGCGGCAGCTGCGCCTGGGGATCCGGGTGCTGGAGCGCCAGGGCGAGTCGGGCATGCGCTCCAACCTGACCGCCGACCTGGCCCACGTCCTCCACCAGCTGGGCCGGCCCGACGAGGCCCTCCAGGCGGCGATGGCCTGCCAGGCCATCGCCGCCCACGACGACCTGTTCGCCCAGGTCCGCTGGCGCGGCGCCGCGGCCAGGTCCCTGGCCGCCCAGGACCGGCTCGCCGAGGCCGAGCGGCTGGCCGCCGAGGCGGTGGCGATCGCCGCCCCGACCGACATGCTGTCCATGCGCGCCGACGCCCTCCTCGACCAGGCCGCCGTGGCCACGGCCGCCGGCCGCCCCGCCGACGCCGCCCACCACGCCAAGGCCGCCCTGGCCCTCTACCGCGCCAAGGACAACCACCCCGGCGCCACCCGGGCCGAGGCGGCGGCCGCTCAGCCCGTCCCGCGGCCGACCTCGTAG
- a CDS encoding sigma-70 family RNA polymerase sigma factor, with product MTSAPEHELLAAARGDDGEAFGRLVAPYRAELHAHCYRMLGSVQDAEDALQEALLGAWRGLHGFEGRSSLRAWLYRITTNACLRLGSRRPRRLLSADYGPAFTQTDDLGEPVGEPVWLEPFPTPEGRYELRESVELAFVAALQHLPATQRAVLILREVLGFSAAEVAGILDTTPASVNSALQRARKAVDERVPHPSQQAELDARGDGGRRELVDALMAAWERADVAALLELLADDARFMMPPLPAWFAGRAAIGRFLAGRMFATPWRLVPLEANGQLAVACYQGDPATGRFRLSAVNVLSVRGGRISELAGFVDPALHRFFDLPAER from the coding sequence GTGACCTCGGCCCCGGAGCACGAGCTGCTGGCGGCGGCCCGGGGCGACGACGGGGAGGCGTTCGGCCGGCTGGTGGCGCCCTACCGGGCCGAGCTGCACGCCCACTGCTACAGGATGCTCGGGTCGGTCCAGGACGCCGAGGACGCCCTCCAGGAGGCGCTGCTCGGCGCCTGGCGGGGCCTGCACGGGTTCGAGGGCCGCAGCTCGCTGCGGGCCTGGCTGTACCGGATCACCACCAACGCCTGCCTGCGGCTGGGGTCCCGGCGGCCCCGGCGGCTGCTCTCGGCCGACTACGGGCCCGCCTTCACCCAGACCGACGACCTCGGCGAGCCGGTGGGCGAACCGGTGTGGCTGGAGCCGTTCCCCACCCCCGAGGGCCGCTATGAGCTGCGCGAGAGCGTCGAGCTGGCCTTCGTGGCCGCCCTCCAGCACCTGCCGGCGACGCAGCGGGCCGTGCTCATCCTGCGGGAGGTGCTGGGGTTCTCGGCCGCCGAGGTGGCGGGCATCCTCGACACCACCCCGGCGTCGGTGAACAGCGCCCTGCAGCGGGCCCGCAAGGCGGTCGACGAGCGGGTCCCGCACCCCTCCCAGCAGGCCGAGCTGGACGCCCGCGGCGACGGCGGCCGGCGCGAGCTGGTCGACGCCTTGATGGCCGCCTGGGAGCGGGCCGACGTGGCCGCCCTCCTGGAGCTGCTGGCCGACGACGCCCGGTTCATGATGCCGCCCCTGCCCGCCTGGTTCGCCGGCCGGGCCGCCATCGGCCGGTTCCTGGCCGGGCGGATGTTCGCCACCCCCTGGCGGCTGGTCCCGCTGGAGGCCAACGGCCAGCTGGCCGTCGCCTGCTACCAGGGCGACCCGGCCACGGGCCGGTTCCGGCTCAGCGCCGTCAACGTGCTCAGCGTGCGCGGCGGGCGCATCTCGGAGCTGGCCGGGTTCGTCGACCCGGCCCTGCACCGGTTCTTCGATCTGCCCGCGGAGCGATGA
- a CDS encoding leucyl aminopeptidase encodes MPRLALSPVRPERADADLLVLPVAAGEAGPAAPPATAAVLAALGADLAAVAGGAGRFTGALDDVLLLPAYGAVAAPAVLLVGVGPDPDRSAETLRRAAAVAVGAAGKAATMATALHQAGVPGADGVALAAVAEGTVLAAYRFQRHKSAPDPDLAAATLLVDGDGELAAAEPVLHRAEVAARATLAARDLVNEPASRINPATLAAEAVRLAKAAGLEHEVLTGPALRRGRFGAVLAVGGGSATGPRLVRLRYRPPGAGRHVALVGKGVTFDTGGIDLKRGASMDGMKDDMAGAAAILAAVAAAAELELPTAVTAVLPLVENMPGASAMRPGDVVTARNGVTVEVTNTDAEGRLILADGLALAAEDGPDAILDLATLTGSVVHGLGLGCTGVFGNTPALTAEVLAAAARAGELACELPMIEDYRRFLDSEVADLVNATNEPGDSVQAALFLREFVAGTPWVHLDIAGPATAKEARYYQPKGASGWGVRTLLAFLEGPR; translated from the coding sequence ATGCCGCGCCTGGCCCTGTCCCCCGTCCGGCCCGAGCGGGCCGACGCCGACCTGCTGGTGCTGCCGGTGGCCGCCGGCGAGGCCGGCCCGGCCGCCCCCCCGGCGACCGCGGCCGTGCTGGCCGCCCTCGGGGCGGACCTGGCCGCCGTGGCCGGCGGGGCCGGGCGGTTCACCGGAGCCCTGGACGACGTGCTGCTGCTGCCCGCCTACGGGGCCGTGGCCGCCCCGGCGGTGCTGCTGGTCGGGGTCGGGCCCGACCCCGACCGGAGCGCCGAGACCCTGCGCCGGGCCGCCGCCGTGGCCGTGGGCGCCGCCGGCAAGGCCGCGACCATGGCCACCGCCCTCCACCAGGCCGGCGTCCCCGGCGCCGACGGCGTCGCGCTGGCCGCCGTGGCCGAGGGGACCGTGCTGGCCGCCTACCGGTTCCAGCGGCACAAGTCGGCCCCCGATCCCGACCTGGCCGCGGCCACCCTGCTGGTCGACGGCGACGGTGAGCTGGCCGCGGCCGAGCCGGTGCTGCACCGGGCCGAGGTCGCCGCCCGGGCCACCCTGGCCGCCCGCGACCTGGTCAACGAGCCGGCCAGCCGCATCAACCCGGCCACCCTGGCCGCCGAGGCGGTCCGCCTGGCCAAGGCGGCCGGCCTGGAGCACGAGGTGCTGACCGGGCCGGCCCTGCGCCGGGGCCGCTTCGGGGCCGTCCTGGCCGTCGGCGGCGGGTCGGCCACCGGCCCCCGCCTGGTCCGGCTCCGCTACCGGCCGCCCGGGGCCGGCCGGCACGTGGCCCTGGTCGGCAAGGGCGTGACCTTCGACACCGGCGGGATCGACCTCAAGCGCGGCGCCAGCATGGACGGGATGAAGGACGACATGGCCGGGGCGGCGGCGATCCTGGCCGCCGTGGCGGCCGCGGCCGAGCTGGAGCTGCCCACGGCCGTGACCGCGGTCCTGCCCCTGGTCGAGAACATGCCCGGGGCCTCGGCGATGCGGCCCGGCGACGTCGTCACCGCCCGCAACGGCGTCACCGTGGAGGTGACCAACACCGACGCCGAGGGCCGCCTGATCCTGGCCGACGGCCTCGCCCTGGCCGCCGAGGACGGCCCCGACGCCATCCTCGACCTGGCCACCCTGACCGGCTCGGTGGTGCACGGGCTCGGGCTCGGCTGCACGGGCGTGTTCGGCAACACCCCGGCCCTCACCGCCGAGGTCCTGGCCGCCGCCGCCCGCGCCGGCGAGCTGGCCTGCGAGCTGCCCATGATCGAGGACTACCGCCGCTTCCTCGACTCCGAGGTCGCCGACCTGGTCAACGCCACCAACGAGCCGGGCGACAGCGTCCAGGCGGCGCTGTTCCTGCGCGAGTTCGTCGCCGGCACCCCCTGGGTCCACCTCGACATCGCCGGCCCGGCCACCGCCAAGGAGGCCCGCTACTACCAGCCCAAGGGGGCCAGCGGCTGGGGCGTCCGGACCCTGCTGGCGTTCCTGGAAGGGCCGCGGTGA
- a CDS encoding cyclic nucleotide-binding domain-containing protein, with protein MRIESAVTAVSWVPLDCVEGGQRLHFHVGAAQYDDPPPDHLDDLPALLAGGRVRLANQLKGFVEVDGGRIVGCGQSGQGHVGAPGHPAGAGPGSGGPRGAEPPAFVGFSAAALPDLRPDPEVGDGWVRFAQTAGGLLSVGMPYRPDPVGSPRLAAPAAWTTLSLTIHADGRSEQALVGASPFPRHWVYDHMGHLIATSGVVDFTGWQADAWDPFTPWGGRDAPVRATAVETALERELSRVMLGSAPHWLRLRRGATLVEQGDPGHELYLLFDGLLAVEIDGRCVTELGPGAVVGEVALLDGGRRTATLRAVTACRVAAVPGDRIDHAALAELARTRGWPGPEPAGDDPAGGGPA; from the coding sequence GTGCGTATCGAGTCCGCCGTCACCGCCGTCTCCTGGGTCCCCCTGGACTGCGTCGAAGGGGGCCAGCGGCTCCACTTCCACGTGGGCGCCGCCCAGTACGACGACCCGCCGCCCGACCACCTCGACGACCTGCCGGCGCTGCTGGCCGGCGGGCGGGTCCGGCTGGCCAACCAGCTCAAGGGCTTCGTCGAGGTCGACGGCGGCCGCATCGTCGGCTGCGGCCAGTCCGGCCAGGGCCACGTCGGCGCCCCCGGCCACCCGGCCGGTGCAGGTCCGGGTTCGGGGGGGCCGCGGGGGGCGGAGCCCCCCGCGTTCGTCGGGTTCAGCGCCGCGGCCCTGCCCGACCTGCGGCCCGACCCGGAGGTGGGGGACGGCTGGGTGCGGTTCGCCCAGACCGCCGGCGGGCTCCTGAGCGTCGGCATGCCGTACCGGCCCGACCCGGTCGGGTCGCCGCGGCTGGCCGCCCCGGCCGCCTGGACGACGCTGTCGCTCACCATCCACGCCGACGGGCGCAGCGAGCAGGCCCTGGTCGGGGCGAGCCCGTTCCCGCGGCACTGGGTCTACGACCACATGGGCCACCTCATCGCCACCTCCGGGGTGGTCGACTTCACCGGCTGGCAGGCCGACGCCTGGGACCCCTTCACCCCCTGGGGCGGCCGCGACGCCCCGGTGCGGGCCACCGCCGTCGAGACCGCCCTGGAACGGGAGCTGTCCCGGGTCATGCTCGGCTCGGCGCCCCACTGGCTGCGCCTGCGCCGGGGCGCCACCCTGGTCGAGCAGGGCGACCCCGGCCACGAGCTCTACCTCCTGTTCGACGGGCTGCTGGCGGTGGAGATCGACGGCCGCTGCGTGACCGAGCTCGGCCCGGGGGCGGTGGTGGGGGAGGTGGCGCTGCTGGACGGCGGCCGGCGGACCGCCACCCTCCGGGCCGTCACCGCCTGCCGGGTCGCGGCCGTCCCCGGCGACCGGATCGACCACGCCGCCCTGGCCGAGCTGGCCCGCACCCGGGGCTGGCCCGGCCCCGAGCCGGCCGGGGACGACCCGGCCGGGGGCGGGCCGGCGTGA
- the lnt gene encoding apolipoprotein N-acyltransferase, whose product MSRAAALRLLAALVTGALLAAAFPPLDLGPLALVALVPLLLATDDVRPLKAAALGYVAGLTFFGLHLLWIAQFLSWTGAVAWLAWGALSAIQAAAVAAFFALVPATRPLGAWRLAVLPAAWAVLELLRAHHPLGGFPWGLLAVSQHDQGPLLPLARVVGGFGLAAVIVAVNLAVALWLRTLLRGAGDGSRRARWAALAGLPLLVAGLLGAPLAVPAAPAPSGPPLDVVVVQAGLRGGHGLAQGQTTERVFDNHVRRTETLALTPGDPPDLVVWGEGAADADPLSSPERQADVARAAGAARAPILLGATTRLDDTHRATEGLLYTAEGQLADRYQKRRLVPFGEFVPFGSVLGRLIPATREGVPYDKVPGERLEPLLVDGVRVGPLICWESAYPGDARQLTRDGAQVLLIMTNNASFGTGAGPRQHLAAGQLRAVESGRTIVQAAVTGISAVIGPAGQTRFETGLYQDTVIRVPALPRTAKTPYVRYGRGIEAVLVGVTAGGLLLAGLLWRRRSAAADQAVAERVLAPLRSEP is encoded by the coding sequence GTGAGCCGGGCGGCTGCCCTCCGGCTGCTCGCCGCCCTGGTCACCGGGGCGCTGCTGGCGGCGGCGTTCCCGCCCCTCGACCTGGGGCCGCTGGCCCTGGTCGCGCTGGTCCCGCTGCTGCTGGCCACCGACGACGTCCGGCCGCTCAAGGCGGCCGCCCTCGGCTATGTGGCCGGGCTGACCTTCTTCGGCCTGCACCTGCTCTGGATCGCCCAGTTCCTGTCCTGGACCGGGGCGGTCGCCTGGCTGGCCTGGGGGGCGCTGAGCGCCATCCAGGCGGCCGCCGTCGCCGCCTTCTTCGCCCTGGTCCCCGCGACCCGGCCGCTGGGGGCGTGGCGGCTGGCCGTCCTCCCGGCCGCCTGGGCGGTGCTGGAGCTGCTCCGGGCCCACCACCCCCTGGGCGGGTTCCCGTGGGGGCTGCTCGCCGTCAGCCAGCACGACCAGGGGCCGCTGCTGCCCCTGGCCCGGGTCGTGGGCGGGTTCGGCCTGGCCGCGGTCATCGTGGCCGTCAACCTGGCCGTCGCCCTCTGGCTGCGCACGCTCCTCAGGGGCGCCGGCGACGGCAGCCGACGGGCCCGCTGGGCCGCCCTTGCCGGGCTGCCGCTGCTGGTCGCGGGCCTGCTCGGGGCCCCCCTGGCCGTCCCGGCGGCCCCGGCCCCGTCCGGGCCGCCGCTGGACGTGGTCGTGGTCCAGGCCGGCCTGCGCGGCGGCCACGGGCTCGCCCAGGGCCAGACCACCGAGCGGGTCTTCGACAACCACGTGCGCCGCACCGAGACGCTCGCCCTCACCCCCGGGGACCCGCCCGACCTGGTCGTCTGGGGCGAGGGGGCGGCCGACGCCGACCCCCTGAGCAGCCCCGAGCGCCAGGCCGACGTGGCCCGGGCGGCGGGCGCGGCCAGGGCGCCGATCCTGCTCGGGGCGACCACCCGGCTGGACGACACCCACCGGGCCACCGAGGGCCTGCTCTACACCGCCGAGGGCCAGCTCGCCGACCGCTACCAGAAGCGCCGGCTGGTACCCTTCGGGGAGTTCGTTCCCTTCGGGAGTGTGCTGGGCCGGCTGATCCCGGCCACCCGCGAAGGCGTCCCCTACGACAAGGTGCCGGGCGAACGGCTGGAGCCGCTGCTGGTCGACGGGGTCCGGGTCGGCCCCCTGATCTGCTGGGAGTCGGCCTACCCGGGCGACGCCCGCCAGCTCACCCGCGACGGCGCCCAGGTGCTGCTGATCATGACCAACAACGCCTCGTTCGGGACCGGGGCCGGCCCCCGCCAGCACCTGGCCGCCGGGCAGCTGCGGGCGGTCGAGTCGGGCCGGACCATCGTCCAGGCGGCCGTCACCGGGATCAGCGCCGTCATCGGACCGGCCGGGCAGACCCGCTTCGAGACCGGGCTGTACCAGGACACGGTGATCCGTGTGCCCGCCCTGCCCCGCACCGCCAAGACCCCCTATGTCCGCTACGGGCGGGGGATCGAGGCGGTCCTGGTCGGGGTCACGGCCGGCGGGCTCCTGCTGGCCGGGCTGCTGTGGCGCCGCCGCAGCGCCGCCGCCGACCAGGCCGTGGCCGAGCGGGTCCTGGCCCCCCTGCGGAGCGAGCCATGA